One window of the Thermogemmatispora onikobensis genome contains the following:
- a CDS encoding APC family permease, translating into METAAENSGTVLRSERIAGGILPKVLNSFDMVAIFVAIVLFISNSSVVTGAGAAAFIYWILGFLTFLIPGAIVTGQLGLMFPGEGSIYVWTTRAFGAFMGFFAGFCAWWPGVLVMIATGDAVVSLIQQLGSQYGLNLLPEPWEQGLVILLVIALSCLLSVLRFRVTQNLVNVIFVAYGGAILLVGLAGLIWLVGGHPVQADFSAAHWQLNSTNYTFYGLVILALLGIEVPLNMGVEVQNTRAITRYLLWGSVVVMVAYLLGTFGVMMAVPPAIQSQGNPSVVAAAVKYGFGPAGTVLATIVNLIFIGFFLFNTVVYNYSFGRLLFVSGLDRRLPTVMSKVNRNRVPWVAVLVQSIISGVLTVITFIIAPFVIQALKPSDLSTVVYDVLQAAVTIIWCISMVFLFIDVIYIRYKYRESFQRVQLAPDWVFYLCAVIGCIASAFGVAVIFISPWTTLISTLAWDLSLVGFAAISLVAGAVIYFIGQATIRRDISDEEILAEVIGTPEELNPASDAAGGSSASA; encoded by the coding sequence ATGGAGACAGCAGCAGAGAACAGCGGCACAGTCTTGCGTTCTGAGCGCATCGCGGGCGGCATTCTCCCGAAGGTCCTCAACTCCTTCGACATGGTCGCGATTTTCGTCGCCATCGTCCTCTTCATCAGCAACTCCAGCGTTGTCACGGGAGCCGGAGCAGCGGCCTTTATTTACTGGATCTTAGGCTTTCTGACCTTTCTCATCCCTGGAGCCATCGTCACCGGCCAGCTTGGCCTGATGTTTCCCGGAGAGGGGTCGATCTACGTCTGGACCACGCGCGCCTTTGGGGCCTTCATGGGCTTCTTTGCCGGCTTTTGCGCCTGGTGGCCAGGCGTACTCGTGATGATCGCCACCGGCGACGCCGTCGTCTCCCTCATCCAACAGCTTGGCAGCCAGTACGGTCTCAACCTCTTACCAGAGCCCTGGGAGCAGGGCCTGGTGATCCTCCTGGTCATCGCCCTTTCATGCCTGCTCTCGGTGCTACGCTTCCGTGTGACGCAGAACCTCGTCAACGTCATCTTTGTCGCCTATGGCGGCGCCATTCTGCTGGTCGGCCTTGCTGGCCTGATCTGGCTCGTGGGCGGGCACCCGGTCCAGGCTGACTTCTCCGCTGCCCACTGGCAGCTCAACAGCACGAACTACACCTTCTACGGCCTGGTCATCCTGGCCCTGCTGGGCATCGAGGTCCCCCTCAACATGGGGGTAGAGGTCCAGAACACGCGCGCCATCACCCGTTACCTGCTCTGGGGTTCAGTCGTCGTCATGGTGGCCTATCTGCTTGGCACCTTCGGCGTCATGATGGCCGTTCCCCCAGCCATCCAGAGCCAGGGCAACCCCTCCGTCGTAGCAGCAGCGGTCAAATACGGTTTTGGCCCGGCGGGCACGGTGCTGGCCACCATCGTCAACCTGATTTTCATTGGCTTCTTCCTCTTCAACACCGTCGTCTACAACTACTCCTTCGGGCGCCTGCTCTTCGTCTCCGGCCTTGACCGGCGCCTGCCCACCGTCATGAGCAAGGTCAACCGCAACCGCGTGCCCTGGGTAGCGGTGCTGGTTCAGAGTATCATCTCCGGCGTCCTGACGGTCATTACCTTCATCATCGCCCCCTTCGTTATCCAGGCCCTCAAGCCCTCGGACCTCTCGACGGTTGTTTACGACGTCCTGCAGGCCGCAGTCACCATCATCTGGTGCATCTCGATGGTATTCCTCTTCATCGATGTAATCTACATCCGCTACAAGTACCGCGAGAGCTTCCAGCGCGTGCAGCTGGCGCCAGACTGGGTCTTCTACCTGTGCGCGGTCATCGGTTGCATCGCCAGCGCCTTCGGAGTGGCCGTCATCTTCATCTCGCCCTGGACAACCCTGATCAGCACCCTGGCCTGGGATCTCTCGCTGGTAGGCTTTGCCGCGATCTCGCTGGTGGCTGGAGCCGTCATCTACTTTATCGGCCAGGCGACCATACGGCGCGATATCTCGGACGAAGAAATTCTGGCCGAGGTCATCGGCACACCCGAGGAGCTGAATCCCGCCAGCGATGCTGCCGGAGGGAGTAGCGCCTCCGCCTGA
- a CDS encoding MerR family transcriptional regulator, which translates to MQQEDAERELSIDELSQVTGISSRTIRFYNTQGLLPPPQRRGRIAYYSGEHVRVLTLIKELKEQHNLPLELIRQLLEIRAQHGEIQMNLALKQRLLRPLAAGSQETRFSRELLLEQTGISPELFDELLRLELVFPVQEGEQLLFTGDDLLLVELYRRLMEQGLPLALVTLIRFHLRQLVRSEIAAFEQALLPRWQSRGLPLEEQARQFEEILTLTDTLISILHRKLL; encoded by the coding sequence TTGCAGCAAGAAGATGCCGAGCGTGAGCTGAGTATTGATGAACTATCGCAGGTGACAGGCATTTCCAGCCGCACCATCCGCTTTTACAATACGCAGGGCCTGCTTCCGCCGCCGCAGAGGAGAGGCCGCATTGCCTACTACAGCGGGGAACACGTGCGGGTTCTGACCCTGATCAAAGAGCTGAAAGAGCAGCACAACCTGCCACTTGAGCTTATCAGGCAGCTTCTGGAGATCCGCGCCCAACACGGCGAGATCCAGATGAATCTGGCCCTGAAGCAGAGATTGCTGCGTCCCCTGGCGGCAGGCAGTCAAGAGACCCGCTTCAGCCGAGAGCTGCTGCTTGAGCAGACAGGGATCTCCCCCGAGCTGTTCGATGAGCTGCTCCGACTGGAGCTAGTTTTTCCCGTTCAGGAGGGCGAACAGCTTCTGTTCACAGGCGACGATCTCCTGTTGGTCGAACTCTACCGCCGGCTGATGGAGCAGGGCCTGCCGCTGGCCCTGGTCACCCTGATTCGCTTCCACCTGCGCCAGCTGGTGCGCAGCGAGATCGCCGCCTTCGAGCAAGCCCTGCTCCCGCGCTGGCAGAGCCGTGGTCTTCCTCTGGAGGAGCAGGCGCGCCAGTTCGAGGAGATCCTCACGCTGACCGACACGCTGATCTCCATCCTCCATCGCAAGCTCCTCTAA
- a CDS encoding CCA tRNA nucleotidyltransferase, which produces MRDIIVELARIFRAHNKQLYMVGGTVRDVLLGRSESSDADLATDARPDEIKRLVAPTKPTAIVLVGERFGTVRLHYGEHIIEITTFRDERYNPESRKPEVCFGTVLEEDLRRRDFTINAMAYDPLTGQLYDPFGGRLDLARRLLRAVGNEPDKRFDEDPLRLLRAVRLAAQLHFTIEEETRHAIARQASKLQKISRERIRDEMHKLLLSPHPARGLDLLVELGLMQWIIPEVLELRGVSQQQSQRSVPSKDVYAHVLRVVERTSPRPVARWSALLHDIAKPRTRTVEDGKVHFFGHEEVGAAMARDILRRLHFDRDFCERVARVVRLHMRANAYSSDWTDGAVRRLMLEANDDLEDLLDLSRADITSYRADKVSRAAARVVELAERCRRLKEEAERVPLKSPLDGHELMAMFGRGPGPWLRPLKDYLLSLVIDGVLAPDDKERAAQFAREFVVQQQQQEQKQQEEQHEGVSHAKE; this is translated from the coding sequence ATGCGAGATATCATTGTAGAACTGGCCCGGATCTTTCGCGCACATAACAAACAGCTGTATATGGTGGGGGGGACAGTGCGTGATGTGCTGCTCGGGCGCAGTGAGTCAAGCGACGCCGACCTGGCGACGGATGCCCGCCCAGATGAGATCAAGCGCCTGGTAGCGCCGACGAAGCCGACGGCCATTGTCCTGGTAGGGGAGCGCTTTGGCACGGTGCGCCTCCACTACGGTGAACATATTATTGAGATTACGACCTTCCGCGATGAGCGCTACAACCCCGAGTCGCGCAAGCCGGAGGTCTGCTTCGGCACCGTCCTGGAGGAGGATCTGCGCCGGCGCGATTTTACCATCAATGCGATGGCCTATGATCCCTTGACCGGCCAGCTCTATGATCCCTTCGGCGGACGCCTCGATTTGGCGCGACGCCTCTTGCGCGCCGTCGGCAACGAGCCTGATAAGCGCTTCGATGAGGACCCGCTGCGCCTCCTGCGCGCTGTGCGCCTGGCGGCCCAGCTGCACTTTACCATCGAAGAGGAGACGCGCCATGCTATTGCCCGTCAGGCGAGCAAGCTGCAAAAGATTAGCCGCGAGCGCATTCGCGACGAGATGCATAAGCTGCTGCTCTCGCCCCATCCGGCGCGCGGCCTGGATCTGCTGGTCGAGCTGGGGCTGATGCAGTGGATTATTCCCGAGGTGCTGGAGCTGCGCGGCGTGAGCCAGCAGCAGAGCCAGCGGAGCGTCCCGTCAAAGGATGTCTATGCGCACGTGCTGCGCGTTGTAGAACGCACTTCACCGCGCCCGGTGGCACGTTGGAGTGCGCTGCTGCACGATATTGCCAAGCCGCGCACTCGCACGGTCGAAGATGGCAAGGTGCATTTCTTCGGCCATGAGGAGGTCGGGGCAGCAATGGCCCGCGATATCTTGCGACGCCTCCACTTCGATCGCGATTTCTGCGAGCGCGTCGCGCGCGTGGTCCGCTTGCATATGCGCGCCAATGCCTATAGCTCAGATTGGACCGATGGGGCGGTACGTCGCTTGATGCTGGAGGCCAACGACGATCTGGAGGATTTGCTGGATCTCTCCCGCGCCGATATTACCAGCTACCGCGCCGATAAGGTTTCACGCGCCGCCGCGCGCGTCGTGGAACTGGCCGAGCGCTGCCGCCGCTTGAAGGAGGAGGCCGAGCGGGTACCGCTGAAAAGCCCGCTTGATGGCCATGAGCTGATGGCTATGTTCGGACGCGGCCCCGGCCCCTGGCTGCGACCCCTGAAGGACTATCTGCTCAGCCTGGTGATCGATGGCGTGCTGGCCCCCGACGATAAGGAGCGCGCCGCCCAGTTCGCCAGGGAGTTTGTCGTCCAACAACAGCAACAAGAACAAAAACAGCAGGAAGAGCAACATGAGGGTGTGAGCCATGCCAAAGAATAA
- the gpmI gene encoding 2,3-bisphosphoglycerate-independent phosphoglycerate mutase, translated as MSKASPGRPRPFVLIVMDGWGFNPRTEGNAIALARTPHIDELERRWPHTLVRTSGEAVGLPAGQMGNSEVGHQNIGAGKRVLQDFTRISESIQDGSFYRNPALLKAIEHVRRNHSQLHICGLLGNGGVHAHEDHLEALLRLARQHEIERVYIHAFTDGRDTSPTAGIEFMKRLETRAREIGGDHPARVATVSGRYYAMDRDNRWERTAKTYLAMTRGEGERASSAVAAIQQSYERNITDEFIVPTVIMEEEHPLALVKEGDALIHYNFRPDRARQLTKAFVLEELPPQAAGKFERGPRLRDLVFVMMTEYEAGLPAEVAFRADEVEMPLARVISEHGLHQFHTAETEKYAHVTYFINGRRETPFPGEDRLLVPSPKVPTYDLQPEMSASGVTETAIERIRSGQYDLVIMNYANADMVGHTGVLEAAIKAVEAVDAGVGRVVEATLAVGGGLLITADHGNAEQMIYYDSGKPMTAHTTNPVPLYLVVPQLADARLRSDGILADIAPTILQIMGLSQPREMTGRSLLLPQQ; from the coding sequence ATGAGTAAGGCATCTCCTGGGCGACCACGCCCGTTCGTGCTGATCGTGATGGATGGCTGGGGCTTCAACCCGCGCACAGAGGGTAACGCCATTGCTCTGGCCCGCACGCCTCACATCGACGAGCTCGAGCGCCGCTGGCCACACACCCTCGTCAGAACCTCGGGTGAGGCTGTCGGCCTCCCCGCCGGTCAAATGGGCAACTCCGAGGTCGGCCATCAGAACATCGGAGCAGGCAAGCGTGTCTTGCAAGATTTCACCCGCATCAGCGAGTCTATCCAGGACGGCAGCTTTTACCGGAATCCGGCCCTGCTCAAGGCCATCGAGCACGTCAGACGCAATCACTCGCAGCTGCACATCTGCGGCCTCCTGGGCAACGGTGGCGTGCACGCCCACGAGGATCATCTGGAGGCGCTGCTGCGCCTGGCCCGTCAGCATGAGATCGAGCGCGTCTATATCCACGCCTTCACCGATGGGCGCGATACTTCACCTACCGCCGGCATCGAGTTCATGAAGCGTCTAGAGACGCGGGCCCGCGAGATCGGCGGCGATCATCCGGCGCGCGTGGCCACAGTCAGCGGGCGCTACTACGCTATGGATCGTGATAACCGCTGGGAGCGCACCGCCAAGACCTACCTTGCCATGACGCGCGGCGAAGGAGAGCGCGCCTCATCGGCGGTGGCTGCTATCCAGCAGTCCTACGAGCGCAACATCACCGACGAATTTATCGTCCCCACCGTGATTATGGAAGAGGAGCATCCGCTGGCCCTTGTCAAGGAAGGCGACGCCCTCATCCATTATAACTTCCGTCCCGACCGTGCCCGCCAACTGACCAAAGCCTTTGTCCTCGAAGAACTGCCGCCCCAGGCCGCTGGCAAATTCGAGCGCGGCCCTCGCCTGCGGGACCTGGTCTTCGTTATGATGACCGAGTACGAGGCGGGTCTGCCGGCAGAGGTAGCCTTCCGCGCCGACGAGGTTGAGATGCCGCTGGCCCGCGTCATTTCCGAGCACGGCCTGCATCAGTTCCACACTGCGGAAACTGAGAAATATGCTCATGTGACCTACTTTATCAACGGGCGTCGCGAGACCCCTTTCCCTGGCGAGGATCGTCTGCTTGTGCCCTCGCCCAAGGTTCCGACCTACGATCTGCAGCCTGAGATGAGCGCTTCAGGTGTCACCGAGACAGCTATTGAGCGCATCCGCAGTGGCCAATATGACCTTGTGATTATGAACTATGCCAACGCCGACATGGTCGGTCACACTGGTGTCCTGGAGGCGGCCATTAAGGCAGTCGAGGCGGTCGATGCCGGCGTTGGGCGTGTCGTCGAGGCTACGCTGGCGGTAGGGGGCGGCCTGCTGATCACTGCCGATCATGGCAACGCCGAGCAGATGATCTACTACGATAGTGGCAAGCCCATGACGGCCCACACGACGAACCCGGTGCCGCTCTATCTGGTCGTGCCCC